The following are encoded in a window of Carya illinoinensis cultivar Pawnee chromosome 15, C.illinoinensisPawnee_v1, whole genome shotgun sequence genomic DNA:
- the LOC122297656 gene encoding disease resistance protein Roq1-like isoform X3 — MIGIFGVGGIGKTTLAKAIYNSIAFRFEARCFLAIVSDTSNQADRLVQLQQTLLFKILGKCKSLKIDNIETEISTIKRRLSSKRVLLILDGVDHLRQLETLAGAHDWFGKGSRIIITTRDQHLLTTHGVDSTYEMMGLNQNDAFQLFCWHAFKREIPDDGFGEFVERIVNYAGRLPLALTVLGSDLCGRSERQWVSAMDEYKQIPHQDIQKILQTSYNRLSENEKNVFLDIACFFNGQVRLDDVITEILVSFGFQPDFTIPKLMEKCLISECRGKLQMHSLLRDMGREIVRRESPNNPGACSRLFFHDHVQEVLQEDTGTISVEAIFADFPKGDDIIHLSLEAFKNMRRLGLFRCLNAHFSEELPDCLPNKISIVDWPNCHLQSMPSKFRGERLFILRMPGSHIQEIPLFKNLMVMNFRGSGRITELSDVSRCPNLKKINLRDCTSLVKIHDSVGFLDELVKLNLAGCSNLRSFPRRLQLRSLGFLDLSNCSSLQYFPEIECEMKHLGHVDLTGTAIEELRSSIENITRLGFLDLSSSVKLKCLPRSIHKLRSLGWLDLSDCPNIISFGTEEEVHGGQRTPPTKPTTDLELHLKNSSLSRSNFFGPFHFFPNLTVLDLSGSDIVSIPASIERFYWLRDLILNDCRQLKEIEEFPMELSVLRANGCISLESLSNPSSIIFPRSLSSIKLARCSKVNMGKLMPYIMSPHVKSDSAWPQFPDGFMYCKETSNDHRCEFDIRSAEMVGLDRICFCAIIEPVGRFWSVDMMIGSVAYDSNHYVGKFDEMDSDHVWLQYFTSEDVKLKRGISLDQADNLRIIFESNPKSVILKRCGVHLFYKRHGQQRHPVDYDDDCNKPVSTLDIELFLYTSDMCHNV, encoded by the exons ATGATAGGAATTTTTGGAGTTGGCGGAATTGGTAAGACAACTCTAGCCAAAGCGATTTATAATTCGATTGCTTTTCGATTTGAAGCTCGTTGTTTTCTTGCAATTGTTAGCGACACTTCGAATCAAGCGGATCGTTTGGTCCAATTGCAGCAGACACTTCTCTttaagattttaggaaaatgtaAAAGTTTGAAGATTGACAATATTGAGACGGAAATCAGCACTATAAAGCGTAGGCTTTCCTCTAAAAGAGTTCTTCTAATTCTTGACGGTGTAGACCACTTGAGGCAATTAGAAACATTAGCAGGAGCTCATGATTGGTTTGGTAAAGGAAGTAGAATCATCATCACAACAAGAGATCAACACTTGTTGACTACTCATGGAGTTGATTCAACATATGAGATGATGGGATTGAATCAAAATGATGCTTTTCAGCTATTTTGTTGGCATGCTTTCAAAAGAGAGATACCGGATGATGGTTTTGGAGAGTTTGTAGAAAGGATCGTAAATTATGCTGGGAGGCTTCCACTAGCTTTAACAGTGCTTGGTTCAGATTTATGTGGTAGAAGTGAACGTCAGTGGGTAAGTGCAATGGATGAGTATAAGCAAATCCCTCACCAAGATAttcaaaaaatacttcaaaCAAGTTATAATAGATtaagtgaaaatgaaaagaatgttTTTCTTGACATTGCATGTTTTTTCAATGGACAAGTACGGCTTGATGATGTCATTACAGAGATACTAGTTAGTTTTGGTTTTCAGCCAGACTTTACAATCCCAAAACTTATGGAAAAGTGTCTTATTTCGGAATGCCGCGGAAAATTACAAATGCACTCCTTGTTACGAGATATGGGTAGAGAAATTGTTCGAAGAGAATCGCCCAACAATCCAGGTGCATGTAGCAGATTATTCTTTCATGATCATGTTCAAGAAGTACTGCAAGAAGATACA GGAACAATTAGTGTAGAAGCAATTTTTGCAGATTTTCCTAAAGGTGATGATATCATCCACTTGAGTCTCGAGGCCTTCAAGAATATGAGAAGGCTCGGATTATTTAGATGTCTCAATGCACACTTTTCTGAAGAATTACCTGATTGTCtaccaaataaaataagcatAGTTGATTGGCCAAACTGTCATTTACAATCTATGCCATCTAAATTTCGTGGAGAAAGACTCTTTATTTTACGAATGCCTGGTAGTCACATCCAGGAGATACCCTTATTTAAg AATCTCATGGTTATGAATTTCCGTGGTAGTGGACGTATAACGGAACTCTCAGATGTTTCAAGGTGCCccaatttgaagaaaataaatcttcgAGATTGTACAAGTCTAGTCAAAATTCATGATTCTGTTGGATTTCTTGATGAGCTTGTTAAATTAAATCTTGCTGGATGTTCCAATCTAAGGAGCTTTCCAAGGAGACTCCAGTTGAGATCTCTGGGATTCCTTGATCTTAGTAATTGCTCAAGCCTTCAATACTTTCCTGAAATCGAATGTGAAATGAAACATTTAGGCCATGTTGACTTAACAGGCACAGCAATAGAAGAGTTGCGTTCATCCATTGAGAACATCACTAGGCTTGGATTTTTAGACCTAAGTAGCAGCGTAAAACTTAAGTGTCTACCACGTAGCATTCATAAGTTAAGATCTCTAGGGTGGCTTGATCTCAGCGATTGTCcaaatattataagttttggGACGGAGGAGGAGGTGCATGGTGGACAACGCACGCCTCCAACAAAACCAACCACTGATCTTGAATTGCATCTTAAAAACTCTAGCCTATCAAGATCGAATTTCTTTGGaccatttcatttctttcccaATCTGACAGTATTAGATCTATCAGGCAGTGATATCGTAAGCATTCCTGCAAGCATCGAAAGATTTTATTGGTTGAGGGATCTTATACTGAATGATTGCAGGCAACTTAAAGAAATTGAAGAGTTTCCAATGGAACTATCAGTATTACGGGCTAACGGATGCATTTCACTAGAAAGTTTATCAAATCCATCATCAATTATTTTCCCTCGCTCACTAAGTTCGATTAAATTGGCTAGATGCTCTAAAGTGAATATGGGGAAGTTGATGCCATATATTATGAGTCCGCATGTCAAATCAGATTCCGCATGGCCTCAA TTTCCAGATGGGTTCATGTATTGTAAGGAGACTTCAAATGATCATCGGTGTGAATTTGATATTCGATCGGCTGAGATGGTTGGCCTCGATAGAATTTGTTTTTGTGCTATTATTGAACCCGTTGGGAGGTTTTGGAGCGTTGACATGATGATAGGATCAGTTGCCTACGACAGTAACCATTATGTTGGAAAATTTGATGAAATGGATTCAGATCATGTATGGTTGCAGTACTTCACCTCAGAAGATGTTAAGCTCAAACGAGGGATCAGTTTAGATCAGGCTGACAATCTGAGGATTATATTTGAAAGCAATCCAAAGTCAGTGATCTTAAAACGTTGCGGAGTTCATCTGTTCTACAAGCGGCATGGACAACAGAGGCATCCTGTTGATTATGATGATGATTGCAACAAGCCTGTTTCAACCTTGGACATCGAACTTTTTCTGTACACTAGTGACATGTGCCATAATGTCTGA
- the LOC122297656 gene encoding disease resistance protein Roq1-like isoform X1 — MIGIFGVGGIGKTTLAKAIYNSIAFRFEARCFLAIVSDTSNQADRLVQLQQTLLFKILGKCKSLKIDNIETEISTIKRRLSSKRVLLILDGVDHLRQLETLAGAHDWFGKGSRIIITTRDQHLLTTHGVDSTYEMMGLNQNDAFQLFCWHAFKREIPDDGFGEFVERIVNYAGRLPLALTVLGSDLCGRSERQWVSAMDEYKQIPHQDIQKILQTSYNRLSENEKNVFLDIACFFNGQVRLDDVITEILVSFGFQPDFTIPKLMEKCLISECRGKLQMHSLLRDMGREIVRRESPNNPGACSRLFFHDHVQEVLQEDTGTISVEAIFADFPKGDDIIHLSLEAFKNMRRLGLFRCLNAHFSEELPDCLPNKISIVDWPNCHLQSMPSKFRGERLFILRMPGSHIQEIPLFKNLMVMNFRGSGRITELSDVSRCPNLKKINLRDCTSLVKIHDSVGFLDELVKLNLAGCSNLRSFPRRLQLRSLGFLDLSNCSSLQYFPEIECEMKHLGHVDLTGTAIEELRSSIENITRLGFLDLSSSVKLKCLPRSIHKLRSLGWLDLSDCPNIISFGTEEEVHGGQRTPPTKPTTDLELHLKNSSLSRSNFFGPFHFFPNLTVLDLSGSDIVSIPASIERFYWLRDLILNDCRQLKEIEEFPMELSVLRANGCISLESLSNPSSIIFPRSLSSIKLARCSKVNMGKLMPYIMSPHVKSDSAWPQLIYIYIYIYIYIYIYYDVFIQQEANMIFPGKKFPDGFMYCKETSNDHRCEFDIRSAEMVGLDRICFCAIIEPVGRFWSVDMMIGSVAYDSNHYVGKFDEMDSDHVWLQYFTSEDVKLKRGISLDQADNLRIIFESNPKSVILKRCGVHLFYKRHGQQRHPVDYDDDCNKPVSTLDIELFLYTSDMCHNV, encoded by the exons ATGATAGGAATTTTTGGAGTTGGCGGAATTGGTAAGACAACTCTAGCCAAAGCGATTTATAATTCGATTGCTTTTCGATTTGAAGCTCGTTGTTTTCTTGCAATTGTTAGCGACACTTCGAATCAAGCGGATCGTTTGGTCCAATTGCAGCAGACACTTCTCTttaagattttaggaaaatgtaAAAGTTTGAAGATTGACAATATTGAGACGGAAATCAGCACTATAAAGCGTAGGCTTTCCTCTAAAAGAGTTCTTCTAATTCTTGACGGTGTAGACCACTTGAGGCAATTAGAAACATTAGCAGGAGCTCATGATTGGTTTGGTAAAGGAAGTAGAATCATCATCACAACAAGAGATCAACACTTGTTGACTACTCATGGAGTTGATTCAACATATGAGATGATGGGATTGAATCAAAATGATGCTTTTCAGCTATTTTGTTGGCATGCTTTCAAAAGAGAGATACCGGATGATGGTTTTGGAGAGTTTGTAGAAAGGATCGTAAATTATGCTGGGAGGCTTCCACTAGCTTTAACAGTGCTTGGTTCAGATTTATGTGGTAGAAGTGAACGTCAGTGGGTAAGTGCAATGGATGAGTATAAGCAAATCCCTCACCAAGATAttcaaaaaatacttcaaaCAAGTTATAATAGATtaagtgaaaatgaaaagaatgttTTTCTTGACATTGCATGTTTTTTCAATGGACAAGTACGGCTTGATGATGTCATTACAGAGATACTAGTTAGTTTTGGTTTTCAGCCAGACTTTACAATCCCAAAACTTATGGAAAAGTGTCTTATTTCGGAATGCCGCGGAAAATTACAAATGCACTCCTTGTTACGAGATATGGGTAGAGAAATTGTTCGAAGAGAATCGCCCAACAATCCAGGTGCATGTAGCAGATTATTCTTTCATGATCATGTTCAAGAAGTACTGCAAGAAGATACA GGAACAATTAGTGTAGAAGCAATTTTTGCAGATTTTCCTAAAGGTGATGATATCATCCACTTGAGTCTCGAGGCCTTCAAGAATATGAGAAGGCTCGGATTATTTAGATGTCTCAATGCACACTTTTCTGAAGAATTACCTGATTGTCtaccaaataaaataagcatAGTTGATTGGCCAAACTGTCATTTACAATCTATGCCATCTAAATTTCGTGGAGAAAGACTCTTTATTTTACGAATGCCTGGTAGTCACATCCAGGAGATACCCTTATTTAAg AATCTCATGGTTATGAATTTCCGTGGTAGTGGACGTATAACGGAACTCTCAGATGTTTCAAGGTGCCccaatttgaagaaaataaatcttcgAGATTGTACAAGTCTAGTCAAAATTCATGATTCTGTTGGATTTCTTGATGAGCTTGTTAAATTAAATCTTGCTGGATGTTCCAATCTAAGGAGCTTTCCAAGGAGACTCCAGTTGAGATCTCTGGGATTCCTTGATCTTAGTAATTGCTCAAGCCTTCAATACTTTCCTGAAATCGAATGTGAAATGAAACATTTAGGCCATGTTGACTTAACAGGCACAGCAATAGAAGAGTTGCGTTCATCCATTGAGAACATCACTAGGCTTGGATTTTTAGACCTAAGTAGCAGCGTAAAACTTAAGTGTCTACCACGTAGCATTCATAAGTTAAGATCTCTAGGGTGGCTTGATCTCAGCGATTGTCcaaatattataagttttggGACGGAGGAGGAGGTGCATGGTGGACAACGCACGCCTCCAACAAAACCAACCACTGATCTTGAATTGCATCTTAAAAACTCTAGCCTATCAAGATCGAATTTCTTTGGaccatttcatttctttcccaATCTGACAGTATTAGATCTATCAGGCAGTGATATCGTAAGCATTCCTGCAAGCATCGAAAGATTTTATTGGTTGAGGGATCTTATACTGAATGATTGCAGGCAACTTAAAGAAATTGAAGAGTTTCCAATGGAACTATCAGTATTACGGGCTAACGGATGCATTTCACTAGAAAGTTTATCAAATCCATCATCAATTATTTTCCCTCGCTCACTAAGTTCGATTAAATTGGCTAGATGCTCTAAAGTGAATATGGGGAAGTTGATGCCATATATTATGAGTCCGCATGTCAAATCAGATTCCGCATGGCCTCAA ttgatatatatatatatatatatatatatatatatatatatatattatgatgtaTTCATCCAACAGGAGGCTAACATGATATTTCCGGGAAAAAAGTTTCCAGATGGGTTCATGTATTGTAAGGAGACTTCAAATGATCATCGGTGTGAATTTGATATTCGATCGGCTGAGATGGTTGGCCTCGATAGAATTTGTTTTTGTGCTATTATTGAACCCGTTGGGAGGTTTTGGAGCGTTGACATGATGATAGGATCAGTTGCCTACGACAGTAACCATTATGTTGGAAAATTTGATGAAATGGATTCAGATCATGTATGGTTGCAGTACTTCACCTCAGAAGATGTTAAGCTCAAACGAGGGATCAGTTTAGATCAGGCTGACAATCTGAGGATTATATTTGAAAGCAATCCAAAGTCAGTGATCTTAAAACGTTGCGGAGTTCATCTGTTCTACAAGCGGCATGGACAACAGAGGCATCCTGTTGATTATGATGATGATTGCAACAAGCCTGTTTCAACCTTGGACATCGAACTTTTTCTGTACACTAGTGACATGTGCCATAATGTCTGA
- the LOC122297656 gene encoding disease resistance protein Roq1-like isoform X2 gives MIGIFGVGGIGKTTLAKAIYNSIAFRFEARCFLAIVSDTSNQADRLVQLQQTLLFKILGKCKSLKIDNIETEISTIKRRLSSKRVLLILDGVDHLRQLETLAGAHDWFGKGSRIIITTRDQHLLTTHGVDSTYEMMGLNQNDAFQLFCWHAFKREIPDDGFGEFVERIVNYAGRLPLALTVLGSDLCGRSERQWVSAMDEYKQIPHQDIQKILQTSYNRLSENEKNVFLDIACFFNGQVRLDDVITEILVSFGFQPDFTIPKLMEKCLISECRGKLQMHSLLRDMGREIVRRESPNNPGACSRLFFHDHVQEVLQEDTGTISVEAIFADFPKGDDIIHLSLEAFKNMRRLGLFRCLNAHFSEELPDCLPNKISIVDWPNCHLQSMPSKFRGERLFILRMPGSHIQEIPLFKNLMVMNFRGSGRITELSDVSRCPNLKKINLRDCTSLVKIHDSVGFLDELVKLNLAGCSNLRSFPRRLQLRSLGFLDLSNCSSLQYFPEIECEMKHLGHVDLTGTAIEELRSSIENITRLGFLDLSSSVKLKCLPRSIHKLRSLGWLDLSDCPNIISFGTEEEVHGGQRTPPTKPTTDLELHLKNSSLSRSNFFGPFHFFPNLTVLDLSGSDIVSIPASIERFYWLRDLILNDCRQLKEIEEFPMELSVLRANGCISLESLSNPSSIIFPRSLSSIKLARCSKVNMGKLMPYIMSPHVKSDSAWPQEANMIFPGKKFPDGFMYCKETSNDHRCEFDIRSAEMVGLDRICFCAIIEPVGRFWSVDMMIGSVAYDSNHYVGKFDEMDSDHVWLQYFTSEDVKLKRGISLDQADNLRIIFESNPKSVILKRCGVHLFYKRHGQQRHPVDYDDDCNKPVSTLDIELFLYTSDMCHNV, from the exons ATGATAGGAATTTTTGGAGTTGGCGGAATTGGTAAGACAACTCTAGCCAAAGCGATTTATAATTCGATTGCTTTTCGATTTGAAGCTCGTTGTTTTCTTGCAATTGTTAGCGACACTTCGAATCAAGCGGATCGTTTGGTCCAATTGCAGCAGACACTTCTCTttaagattttaggaaaatgtaAAAGTTTGAAGATTGACAATATTGAGACGGAAATCAGCACTATAAAGCGTAGGCTTTCCTCTAAAAGAGTTCTTCTAATTCTTGACGGTGTAGACCACTTGAGGCAATTAGAAACATTAGCAGGAGCTCATGATTGGTTTGGTAAAGGAAGTAGAATCATCATCACAACAAGAGATCAACACTTGTTGACTACTCATGGAGTTGATTCAACATATGAGATGATGGGATTGAATCAAAATGATGCTTTTCAGCTATTTTGTTGGCATGCTTTCAAAAGAGAGATACCGGATGATGGTTTTGGAGAGTTTGTAGAAAGGATCGTAAATTATGCTGGGAGGCTTCCACTAGCTTTAACAGTGCTTGGTTCAGATTTATGTGGTAGAAGTGAACGTCAGTGGGTAAGTGCAATGGATGAGTATAAGCAAATCCCTCACCAAGATAttcaaaaaatacttcaaaCAAGTTATAATAGATtaagtgaaaatgaaaagaatgttTTTCTTGACATTGCATGTTTTTTCAATGGACAAGTACGGCTTGATGATGTCATTACAGAGATACTAGTTAGTTTTGGTTTTCAGCCAGACTTTACAATCCCAAAACTTATGGAAAAGTGTCTTATTTCGGAATGCCGCGGAAAATTACAAATGCACTCCTTGTTACGAGATATGGGTAGAGAAATTGTTCGAAGAGAATCGCCCAACAATCCAGGTGCATGTAGCAGATTATTCTTTCATGATCATGTTCAAGAAGTACTGCAAGAAGATACA GGAACAATTAGTGTAGAAGCAATTTTTGCAGATTTTCCTAAAGGTGATGATATCATCCACTTGAGTCTCGAGGCCTTCAAGAATATGAGAAGGCTCGGATTATTTAGATGTCTCAATGCACACTTTTCTGAAGAATTACCTGATTGTCtaccaaataaaataagcatAGTTGATTGGCCAAACTGTCATTTACAATCTATGCCATCTAAATTTCGTGGAGAAAGACTCTTTATTTTACGAATGCCTGGTAGTCACATCCAGGAGATACCCTTATTTAAg AATCTCATGGTTATGAATTTCCGTGGTAGTGGACGTATAACGGAACTCTCAGATGTTTCAAGGTGCCccaatttgaagaaaataaatcttcgAGATTGTACAAGTCTAGTCAAAATTCATGATTCTGTTGGATTTCTTGATGAGCTTGTTAAATTAAATCTTGCTGGATGTTCCAATCTAAGGAGCTTTCCAAGGAGACTCCAGTTGAGATCTCTGGGATTCCTTGATCTTAGTAATTGCTCAAGCCTTCAATACTTTCCTGAAATCGAATGTGAAATGAAACATTTAGGCCATGTTGACTTAACAGGCACAGCAATAGAAGAGTTGCGTTCATCCATTGAGAACATCACTAGGCTTGGATTTTTAGACCTAAGTAGCAGCGTAAAACTTAAGTGTCTACCACGTAGCATTCATAAGTTAAGATCTCTAGGGTGGCTTGATCTCAGCGATTGTCcaaatattataagttttggGACGGAGGAGGAGGTGCATGGTGGACAACGCACGCCTCCAACAAAACCAACCACTGATCTTGAATTGCATCTTAAAAACTCTAGCCTATCAAGATCGAATTTCTTTGGaccatttcatttctttcccaATCTGACAGTATTAGATCTATCAGGCAGTGATATCGTAAGCATTCCTGCAAGCATCGAAAGATTTTATTGGTTGAGGGATCTTATACTGAATGATTGCAGGCAACTTAAAGAAATTGAAGAGTTTCCAATGGAACTATCAGTATTACGGGCTAACGGATGCATTTCACTAGAAAGTTTATCAAATCCATCATCAATTATTTTCCCTCGCTCACTAAGTTCGATTAAATTGGCTAGATGCTCTAAAGTGAATATGGGGAAGTTGATGCCATATATTATGAGTCCGCATGTCAAATCAGATTCCGCATGGCCTCAA GAGGCTAACATGATATTTCCGGGAAAAAAGTTTCCAGATGGGTTCATGTATTGTAAGGAGACTTCAAATGATCATCGGTGTGAATTTGATATTCGATCGGCTGAGATGGTTGGCCTCGATAGAATTTGTTTTTGTGCTATTATTGAACCCGTTGGGAGGTTTTGGAGCGTTGACATGATGATAGGATCAGTTGCCTACGACAGTAACCATTATGTTGGAAAATTTGATGAAATGGATTCAGATCATGTATGGTTGCAGTACTTCACCTCAGAAGATGTTAAGCTCAAACGAGGGATCAGTTTAGATCAGGCTGACAATCTGAGGATTATATTTGAAAGCAATCCAAAGTCAGTGATCTTAAAACGTTGCGGAGTTCATCTGTTCTACAAGCGGCATGGACAACAGAGGCATCCTGTTGATTATGATGATGATTGCAACAAGCCTGTTTCAACCTTGGACATCGAACTTTTTCTGTACACTAGTGACATGTGCCATAATGTCTGA
- the LOC122297656 gene encoding disease resistance protein Roq1-like isoform X4: MIGIFGVGGIGKTTLAKAIYNSIAFRFEARCFLAIVSDTSNQADRLVQLQQTLLFKILGKCKSLKIDNIETEISTIKRRLSSKRVLLILDGVDHLRQLETLAGAHDWFGKGSRIIITTRDQHLLTTHGVDSTYEMMGLNQNDAFQLFCWHAFKREIPDDGFGEFVERIVNYAGRLPLALTVLGSDLCGRSERQWVSAMDEYKQIPHQDIQKILQTSYNRLSENEKNVFLDIACFFNGQVRLDDVITEILVSFGFQPDFTIPKLMEKCLISECRGKLQMHSLLRDMGREIVRRESPNNPGACSRLFFHDHVQEVLQEDTNLMVMNFRGSGRITELSDVSRCPNLKKINLRDCTSLVKIHDSVGFLDELVKLNLAGCSNLRSFPRRLQLRSLGFLDLSNCSSLQYFPEIECEMKHLGHVDLTGTAIEELRSSIENITRLGFLDLSSSVKLKCLPRSIHKLRSLGWLDLSDCPNIISFGTEEEVHGGQRTPPTKPTTDLELHLKNSSLSRSNFFGPFHFFPNLTVLDLSGSDIVSIPASIERFYWLRDLILNDCRQLKEIEEFPMELSVLRANGCISLESLSNPSSIIFPRSLSSIKLARCSKVNMGKLMPYIMSPHVKSDSAWPQLIYIYIYIYIYIYIYYDVFIQQEANMIFPGKKFPDGFMYCKETSNDHRCEFDIRSAEMVGLDRICFCAIIEPVGRFWSVDMMIGSVAYDSNHYVGKFDEMDSDHVWLQYFTSEDVKLKRGISLDQADNLRIIFESNPKSVILKRCGVHLFYKRHGQQRHPVDYDDDCNKPVSTLDIELFLYTSDMCHNV, from the exons ATGATAGGAATTTTTGGAGTTGGCGGAATTGGTAAGACAACTCTAGCCAAAGCGATTTATAATTCGATTGCTTTTCGATTTGAAGCTCGTTGTTTTCTTGCAATTGTTAGCGACACTTCGAATCAAGCGGATCGTTTGGTCCAATTGCAGCAGACACTTCTCTttaagattttaggaaaatgtaAAAGTTTGAAGATTGACAATATTGAGACGGAAATCAGCACTATAAAGCGTAGGCTTTCCTCTAAAAGAGTTCTTCTAATTCTTGACGGTGTAGACCACTTGAGGCAATTAGAAACATTAGCAGGAGCTCATGATTGGTTTGGTAAAGGAAGTAGAATCATCATCACAACAAGAGATCAACACTTGTTGACTACTCATGGAGTTGATTCAACATATGAGATGATGGGATTGAATCAAAATGATGCTTTTCAGCTATTTTGTTGGCATGCTTTCAAAAGAGAGATACCGGATGATGGTTTTGGAGAGTTTGTAGAAAGGATCGTAAATTATGCTGGGAGGCTTCCACTAGCTTTAACAGTGCTTGGTTCAGATTTATGTGGTAGAAGTGAACGTCAGTGGGTAAGTGCAATGGATGAGTATAAGCAAATCCCTCACCAAGATAttcaaaaaatacttcaaaCAAGTTATAATAGATtaagtgaaaatgaaaagaatgttTTTCTTGACATTGCATGTTTTTTCAATGGACAAGTACGGCTTGATGATGTCATTACAGAGATACTAGTTAGTTTTGGTTTTCAGCCAGACTTTACAATCCCAAAACTTATGGAAAAGTGTCTTATTTCGGAATGCCGCGGAAAATTACAAATGCACTCCTTGTTACGAGATATGGGTAGAGAAATTGTTCGAAGAGAATCGCCCAACAATCCAGGTGCATGTAGCAGATTATTCTTTCATGATCATGTTCAAGAAGTACTGCAAGAAGATACA AATCTCATGGTTATGAATTTCCGTGGTAGTGGACGTATAACGGAACTCTCAGATGTTTCAAGGTGCCccaatttgaagaaaataaatcttcgAGATTGTACAAGTCTAGTCAAAATTCATGATTCTGTTGGATTTCTTGATGAGCTTGTTAAATTAAATCTTGCTGGATGTTCCAATCTAAGGAGCTTTCCAAGGAGACTCCAGTTGAGATCTCTGGGATTCCTTGATCTTAGTAATTGCTCAAGCCTTCAATACTTTCCTGAAATCGAATGTGAAATGAAACATTTAGGCCATGTTGACTTAACAGGCACAGCAATAGAAGAGTTGCGTTCATCCATTGAGAACATCACTAGGCTTGGATTTTTAGACCTAAGTAGCAGCGTAAAACTTAAGTGTCTACCACGTAGCATTCATAAGTTAAGATCTCTAGGGTGGCTTGATCTCAGCGATTGTCcaaatattataagttttggGACGGAGGAGGAGGTGCATGGTGGACAACGCACGCCTCCAACAAAACCAACCACTGATCTTGAATTGCATCTTAAAAACTCTAGCCTATCAAGATCGAATTTCTTTGGaccatttcatttctttcccaATCTGACAGTATTAGATCTATCAGGCAGTGATATCGTAAGCATTCCTGCAAGCATCGAAAGATTTTATTGGTTGAGGGATCTTATACTGAATGATTGCAGGCAACTTAAAGAAATTGAAGAGTTTCCAATGGAACTATCAGTATTACGGGCTAACGGATGCATTTCACTAGAAAGTTTATCAAATCCATCATCAATTATTTTCCCTCGCTCACTAAGTTCGATTAAATTGGCTAGATGCTCTAAAGTGAATATGGGGAAGTTGATGCCATATATTATGAGTCCGCATGTCAAATCAGATTCCGCATGGCCTCAA ttgatatatatatatatatatatatatatatatatatatatatattatgatgtaTTCATCCAACAGGAGGCTAACATGATATTTCCGGGAAAAAAGTTTCCAGATGGGTTCATGTATTGTAAGGAGACTTCAAATGATCATCGGTGTGAATTTGATATTCGATCGGCTGAGATGGTTGGCCTCGATAGAATTTGTTTTTGTGCTATTATTGAACCCGTTGGGAGGTTTTGGAGCGTTGACATGATGATAGGATCAGTTGCCTACGACAGTAACCATTATGTTGGAAAATTTGATGAAATGGATTCAGATCATGTATGGTTGCAGTACTTCACCTCAGAAGATGTTAAGCTCAAACGAGGGATCAGTTTAGATCAGGCTGACAATCTGAGGATTATATTTGAAAGCAATCCAAAGTCAGTGATCTTAAAACGTTGCGGAGTTCATCTGTTCTACAAGCGGCATGGACAACAGAGGCATCCTGTTGATTATGATGATGATTGCAACAAGCCTGTTTCAACCTTGGACATCGAACTTTTTCTGTACACTAGTGACATGTGCCATAATGTCTGA